A genomic region of Nostoc sp. UHCC 0702 contains the following coding sequences:
- the gatC gene encoding Asp-tRNA(Asn)/Glu-tRNA(Gln) amidotransferase subunit GatC: MIDREQVRKVALLARLELTPEEEEQFTTQLGSILDYVQQLGELDVSDVPPTTRAIDVSNVTREDELQPYPEREAILNSAPEQEGEFFKVPKILNAE; encoded by the coding sequence ATGATTGATCGTGAACAAGTTCGCAAAGTAGCCCTTCTCGCTCGTTTAGAATTAACACCAGAAGAGGAGGAGCAATTCACCACTCAACTCGGAAGTATTTTGGATTATGTTCAACAGTTGGGTGAACTAGATGTCAGCGATGTGCCTCCAACAACAAGGGCAATTGATGTTAGTAATGTGACACGAGAGGATGAGTTGCAACCTTATCCTGAACGCGAAGCCATCCTTAACAGTGCGCCTGAACAAGAAGGTGAATTTTTCAAAGTACCAAAAATCCTTAATGCTGAATAG
- a CDS encoding DUF2231 domain-containing protein, translating to METTDTQTTSTPFPNIPPIIESDDREYRDSGVPSTVAIAGHPLHPLSVIFPIAFLAAALGSDFGYWLTRDFFWARASLWLIGLGLGGGLIAAAIGLSDFLKIERVRKRSAGWAHLILNVSILVLTLFNFLLRLGDAESGILPWGLLLSLVVGTLTSISGWFGAELSYRHKIGVVGAGSRRYP from the coding sequence ATGGAAACTACAGATACACAGACAACTTCCACACCTTTTCCCAATATCCCACCAATTATTGAAAGTGACGACAGAGAGTATCGCGACTCTGGTGTACCCAGTACAGTAGCGATCGCTGGACATCCTTTACACCCCTTGAGTGTGATTTTTCCCATAGCCTTTTTAGCCGCCGCTTTGGGAAGTGACTTTGGCTACTGGTTAACCCGTGACTTCTTCTGGGCCAGGGCTTCGCTGTGGTTAATCGGACTGGGATTAGGTGGAGGTTTAATAGCAGCTGCGATCGGCTTGAGTGACTTTTTGAAAATTGAACGAGTTCGCAAGCGCAGCGCTGGCTGGGCGCATTTGATTTTGAATGTTTCTATCCTAGTCTTGACACTCTTTAACTTTCTTTTGCGGTTGGGCGACGCTGAGTCAGGTATATTACCTTGGGGGCTATTACTATCGCTAGTTGTTGGTACGCTGACTAGTATTTCTGGTTGGTTTGGTGCCGAACTTTCCTATCGCCACAAAATTGGTGTGGTGGGCGCTGGTAGCAGAAGATATCCATAG
- a CDS encoding HAD-IC family P-type ATPase produces the protein MMKAIHTRVKGRARYKVNELYRSPSLKDYLERSLSNNPEITYVSANSLTSNILVIFQPENNINKIASLIHQAVLDFQNKFQTTQRIKNKKIPKARQSVVNTKEQRQENWHLMAADRILDRFNTSTLGLTHESAVANLHKYGSNVLSETAKRNNLSILIDQFKSLPVALLGVAAGISIFTGGVVDAIVIMGVVGLNAVIGYTTETQSERIIESLKSREQISTWVIRESKQIEISTENVVLGEILVLKPGSYVAADARLIESEQLSVDESALTGESIPVTKNTTAVTDQDVPLGDRLNMIYKGTLVTGGQGLAVVVATGKFTEMGKIQQLVGEAKATETPLERQLDQVGSQLVLISMGICGAVFGLGLLRGYGLVQMLKSSISLAVAAVPEGLPTIATTTLALGILDMRKNNVLVRSLSAVEALGSVQTICMDKTGTITENKMSVVEIQTNTRQIKVSDGEFLVGKEKINPYTDDELLKLIHVSVLCNESETSKQNNGEYQVIGSATENALIYMAISAGVDVIELKQKYPLLQTNLRSENRNLMSTIHETCDRHKFVAVKGSPAEVIQVCQEWIQNGQVLPLTEEDRQAIEIENDRMAGKALRVLGLAYGYIDETGNGNNHESDLIWLGLVGMADPIRKGAKALIADFHQAGIDTVMITGDQSPTAYAIAKELELSRDPQLEILDSTNLNNLTPEALTALSDKVDVFARISPSNKLQIVQALQAAGKVVAMTGDGINDAPALKAAQVGVAMGKGGTDVAREVADIILEDDRLETMMIAVSRGRTIYNNIRKSVHFLLATNLSEIMVMTTATAIGIGEPLNAIQLLWLNLVTDIFPGLSLAMEAPEPDVLSQPPRNPDEPIIKNSDFGRITFESATISVSTLAAYSYAMSRYGIGPQASTVAFMSLTSAQLLHTISSRSEQHSIFSKEKLPNNPYLNAAIAGSFAIQLLAIAIPQLRSLLKIAPINLLDAAVIGSSAFLPLLVNESTKQLKIIASSKSNNSLEITA, from the coding sequence GTGATGAAAGCAATACATACCAGGGTTAAAGGCAGAGCAAGATACAAAGTAAATGAACTTTATCGTTCGCCATCTTTGAAAGACTATCTAGAGCGATCGCTCTCTAATAATCCCGAAATCACTTATGTTTCGGCAAATTCGTTAACCAGCAATATTCTGGTGATTTTTCAGCCAGAAAATAACATTAATAAAATTGCGTCTTTAATTCATCAAGCCGTATTAGATTTTCAAAATAAATTTCAAACAACTCAGAGAATAAAAAACAAAAAAATACCAAAAGCTAGACAATCTGTTGTCAATACCAAAGAACAAAGGCAAGAAAATTGGCATTTAATGGCAGCAGATAGGATTCTAGACAGATTCAATACTTCAACATTAGGATTAACCCATGAATCTGCCGTCGCAAACCTGCATAAATATGGGTCAAATGTTTTATCGGAAACAGCTAAGCGTAACAATTTAAGTATTTTAATTGACCAATTCAAATCTTTACCAGTTGCTTTACTGGGGGTTGCTGCGGGGATTTCTATTTTCACTGGGGGAGTGGTCGATGCCATAGTGATTATGGGTGTTGTTGGTCTAAATGCAGTGATTGGTTATACCACAGAAACCCAGTCAGAAAGAATCATTGAATCTCTTAAAAGTCGAGAACAAATATCAACTTGGGTAATTAGAGAAAGCAAGCAAATAGAAATTTCTACAGAAAATGTCGTCTTGGGAGAAATTTTAGTTCTCAAACCTGGCAGCTATGTGGCAGCAGATGCGCGACTTATCGAGTCTGAACAGCTGAGTGTGGATGAGTCTGCTTTGACTGGTGAAAGTATCCCCGTTACTAAAAATACTACAGCTGTGACTGATCAAGATGTGCCGTTGGGCGATCGCCTGAACATGATTTACAAGGGAACTTTAGTTACTGGCGGTCAAGGATTAGCTGTGGTTGTAGCCACAGGCAAATTTACAGAAATGGGCAAGATTCAACAACTAGTAGGGGAAGCCAAAGCCACAGAAACGCCCTTAGAAAGACAACTAGATCAAGTCGGCAGTCAACTAGTTTTAATTAGCATGGGGATTTGTGGTGCTGTCTTTGGTTTAGGATTACTCCGGGGATATGGTTTAGTGCAAATGTTGAAATCATCCATATCTCTGGCAGTAGCAGCAGTTCCAGAAGGACTACCCACAATTGCTACTACAACTTTGGCTTTAGGCATCCTAGATATGAGGAAGAATAACGTCCTCGTCCGCAGTCTGAGTGCAGTAGAAGCTTTGGGTTCTGTGCAGACAATTTGCATGGATAAAACCGGGACAATCACAGAAAATAAAATGTCTGTGGTGGAGATACAAACTAACACCAGACAAATTAAAGTTTCAGACGGCGAATTTCTTGTAGGGAAAGAAAAGATTAATCCCTATACTGATGATGAACTTTTAAAACTGATTCATGTATCAGTTCTTTGTAATGAAAGTGAAACCAGCAAACAAAATAATGGTGAGTATCAAGTCATCGGTTCAGCAACAGAAAATGCCCTAATCTATATGGCAATTAGTGCTGGGGTGGATGTTATAGAACTTAAGCAAAAATATCCCCTACTGCAAACTAATCTGCGGTCAGAAAACCGTAACCTCATGAGTACAATTCATGAAACTTGCGATCGCCACAAGTTTGTTGCGGTCAAAGGTAGCCCCGCCGAAGTGATTCAGGTATGCCAAGAGTGGATACAAAATGGGCAAGTGCTGCCTTTAACAGAAGAAGACAGACAAGCGATTGAAATTGAAAACGATCGCATGGCTGGGAAAGCGCTGCGAGTTTTGGGATTAGCATATGGATATATTGATGAGACTGGCAACGGCAACAATCACGAGTCAGACTTAATCTGGTTGGGTTTGGTGGGGATGGCAGACCCCATCAGAAAAGGTGCCAAAGCATTAATAGCCGACTTTCATCAAGCTGGCATTGATACAGTGATGATTACCGGCGATCAAAGTCCAACAGCATATGCGATCGCAAAAGAATTAGAATTAAGCCGAGATCCACAATTAGAAATTCTCGATTCTACTAACCTCAATAATCTTACTCCCGAAGCACTAACAGCACTCAGCGATAAAGTGGATGTTTTTGCCCGCATCAGTCCTAGCAATAAACTGCAAATCGTCCAAGCTTTGCAAGCAGCCGGCAAAGTTGTCGCCATGACCGGCGATGGTATTAATGATGCACCAGCCCTGAAAGCTGCACAAGTCGGTGTGGCAATGGGTAAAGGAGGCACCGATGTGGCGCGAGAAGTTGCAGATATCATCCTAGAAGATGACAGACTCGAAACTATGATGATTGCTGTCAGTCGAGGAAGGACAATCTACAACAACATCAGAAAATCTGTGCATTTTTTGTTAGCTACAAACCTGAGTGAAATCATGGTAATGACTACCGCCACCGCCATTGGTATCGGCGAACCCTTGAACGCCATCCAACTTTTATGGCTGAATTTAGTAACTGATATTTTCCCCGGTCTTTCCTTGGCGATGGAAGCACCAGAACCCGATGTATTGAGTCAGCCACCCCGCAACCCCGACGAACCAATTATTAAGAATTCCGACTTTGGCAGAATTACTTTTGAGTCAGCCACAATATCCGTTAGCACTTTAGCAGCCTATAGTTACGCCATGTCTAGATATGGCATTGGGCCTCAAGCAAGCACCGTTGCTTTTATGAGTTTGACATCGGCGCAGCTGCTGCATACTATCAGCAGCCGTTCCGAACAACACAGCATATTCAGCAAAGAAAAACTCCCAAATAATCCTTACTTAAATGCTGCCATTGCAGGTTCTTTTGCCATACAACTTTTAGCTATAGCTATCCCCCAATTGAGGAGTCTTTTGAAAATCGCACCAATTAATCTATTGGATGCTGCTGTAATTGGTAGTAGTGCTTTCCTACCTTTATTAGTAAATGAAAGCACAAAACAATTAAAAATTATTGCCAGTAGCAAATCTAATAATTCTTTGGAAATCACAGCATAA
- a CDS encoding DUF2809 domain-containing protein, which produces MLQNRNQAILIILSLLIVVVMGFLFKYYTGPAHQWFNNYGAAVFYEIFWCLFAFWFFRSRKAVKLIPVWVLIITCIIEFLQLWHPPLLEEIRATLIGQWLLGSTFSWWDFPHYVLACILGWLWLRQLQRIGYAKKS; this is translated from the coding sequence ATGCTACAAAACCGTAACCAAGCAATATTAATTATCCTGTCTCTGCTGATTGTGGTAGTGATGGGCTTTTTATTTAAGTACTACACTGGGCCTGCCCATCAGTGGTTTAATAACTACGGAGCAGCTGTATTTTATGAAATATTTTGGTGCCTATTCGCATTTTGGTTTTTCAGAAGTCGAAAAGCCGTCAAACTAATTCCTGTATGGGTTTTGATTATCACCTGTATAATAGAGTTTTTGCAACTTTGGCATCCACCGCTATTGGAAGAGATCCGGGCTACATTGATAGGTCAGTGGTTGCTTGGTTCTACCTTTAGTTGGTGGGATTTTCCTCATTATGTGTTGGCTTGTATTTTAGGTTGGTTGTGGCTGCGACAGTTACAGAGAATAGGTTATGCAAAAAAAAGTTAA
- a CDS encoding hemerythrin domain-containing protein: MVSTLDDTKRQAIATKLADIKLLQELIIEIEQQFLKESTDSEVSDRLQKFLEDDQKNLGIIETVIVQYGNPAQPKQTVQQEADKIRELMQGSELTFFEKVSKHELLKHQQVTSGLLVHKAAQKVGADVLAAIGPINTVNFENRAHQEQLKGLLEILGVRELTGQDADQGIWARVQDAIAAFSGVVGSAVTQGSDKQDANIQDIIRLDHNKVNVLFTEIAQSNDPQKIQEYFGQLYKDLTAHAEAEEEVVYPRVRAFYGQDDTQELYDEQAEMKQLLQQIKSVDPSTSTSDFKDRVKNLALIVMDHVRQEESTLFAAIRNNLSSDQTEQWATEFKAAKAKIQERLAQETQGAVR; encoded by the coding sequence ATGGTATCTACTTTAGACGATACAAAGCGTCAAGCTATTGCGACAAAATTGGCCGATATTAAATTACTCCAAGAATTGATCATTGAAATTGAACAACAATTTTTGAAAGAATCCACCGACAGCGAAGTCTCGGATCGCTTGCAAAAGTTCCTCGAAGATGACCAAAAAAATCTGGGTATTATAGAAACTGTAATTGTTCAGTATGGCAACCCGGCACAACCGAAACAAACAGTTCAACAAGAAGCTGACAAGATTCGCGAATTGATGCAGGGTTCTGAATTAACTTTCTTTGAAAAAGTATCTAAGCACGAACTGCTTAAGCATCAACAAGTAACTAGCGGCTTGTTAGTTCACAAGGCTGCTCAAAAAGTCGGTGCTGATGTACTGGCTGCGATTGGGCCTATCAATACTGTTAACTTTGAAAACCGCGCTCACCAAGAGCAACTTAAAGGTCTTCTTGAAATCTTGGGTGTTCGTGAACTCACCGGACAAGATGCAGATCAAGGTATTTGGGCGCGAGTTCAAGATGCGATCGCAGCATTTAGCGGTGTGGTAGGTAGCGCTGTTACTCAAGGCTCTGACAAACAGGATGCTAACATCCAAGATATTATCCGTTTGGATCACAACAAGGTAAATGTTCTGTTTACCGAAATAGCCCAAAGCAACGACCCACAAAAGATTCAAGAGTACTTTGGTCAACTCTACAAGGATTTGACTGCCCACGCTGAAGCTGAAGAAGAAGTTGTTTATCCCAGAGTGCGTGCTTTCTACGGTCAAGATGACACTCAAGAACTGTACGACGAACAAGCCGAAATGAAGCAGTTGTTACAGCAAATCAAGAGTGTTGACCCCTCTACATCCACATCTGATTTTAAAGATAGAGTCAAGAATCTAGCACTCATCGTGATGGATCACGTCCGTCAAGAAGAAAGCACATTGTTTGCTGCTATTCGCAATAACTTGAGTAGTGATCAAACTGAACAATGGGCTACCGAATTCAAGGCGGCTAAGGCCAAAATCCAAGAGAGATTAGCTCAAGAAACTCAAGGTGCTGTACGGTAA
- a CDS encoding DUF167 domain-containing protein, with protein MQKKVKVKPNSKQQKIEEQTDGSLTVHLKSPPVDGKANEELIKILAEKFDVPKSHIRIKSGLSSRLKLIEIDTDI; from the coding sequence ATGCAAAAAAAAGTTAAAGTTAAACCTAATTCTAAACAGCAAAAAATTGAAGAACAAACTGATGGCAGCCTGACTGTACATTTAAAATCTCCACCAGTAGATGGCAAAGCTAATGAAGAGTTAATTAAAATACTAGCTGAAAAATTTGATGTGCCCAAATCGCATATCAGAATTAAATCAGGTTTATCGTCTCGGCTAAAGCTGATTGAAATTGATACAGATATCTAG
- a CDS encoding DUF2993 domain-containing protein, producing MAENPGIGEQALNKAAEMGLSSQLDEVKKLDVNVTTDPLKLVQGEVDVVTIEGEGLVMQKDLRVEEMKMHINSVAINPLSVAFGKIELTRPANGKVRVVLNEADINRAFNSEYVRSKLQSQKINVNGQPKTISPQHIDFSLPEDGKVALNAEIRLTESNEIKQVAFSATPRVSANGQTVSLENVEYDQREETSPELTKALIEQTSEILNLSNFDLEGISLRVKQLLVEAGKLTLQAEAYVEQIPSS from the coding sequence ATGGCAGAAAATCCAGGAATAGGAGAGCAAGCGTTGAATAAAGCCGCAGAGATGGGTTTATCTAGCCAGTTAGATGAAGTAAAAAAATTAGATGTAAATGTCACAACTGACCCGCTCAAACTTGTTCAGGGAGAAGTCGATGTAGTCACCATTGAAGGCGAAGGTTTGGTGATGCAAAAAGACCTCCGCGTAGAGGAAATGAAAATGCACATTAACAGCGTTGCCATCAATCCTCTGAGTGTGGCTTTTGGCAAAATTGAGCTTACCAGACCTGCTAATGGTAAGGTGCGGGTAGTTTTAAATGAAGCTGATATTAATCGTGCTTTTAACTCTGAATATGTCCGCTCAAAACTGCAAAGTCAGAAAATAAATGTCAATGGACAACCAAAGACAATATCACCCCAGCATATAGATTTCTCTCTACCTGAAGATGGAAAAGTAGCACTGAATGCGGAAATTCGGTTAACAGAAAGTAATGAAATCAAACAAGTTGCTTTTTCCGCAACACCCCGTGTGAGTGCTAACGGACAAACTGTTTCTCTAGAAAATGTCGAGTATGACCAAAGAGAAGAAACATCACCAGAATTGACAAAAGCTTTGATAGAGCAAACCAGCGAAATTTTAAATTTGAGTAACTTCGATTTAGAAGGAATAAGCCTGCGAGTTAAGCAATTACTAGTAGAAGCAGGTAAACTGACGCTGCAAGCTGAAGCTTACGTTGAGCAAATACCCTCTAGTTAA
- a CDS encoding methionine adenosyltransferase, producing the protein MKKDFMFTSESVTEGHPDKLCDQISDAIVDRFLQQDPFSRVITECAVSTGIVFIAARFEPNANVDFTTIARQVIDQIGYEQKEFNGKTCSILTSLRELPPNEYHLFNETSLSDEEIEKITVNNQATVFGFACNQTYSLMPLPIWLAHKLARQISEVRRQEILTYLTPDGKTQVGVEYKNRRPYRIHSITVIASQNKASKPNLQQLQDDIREAVINPVFADEDIKPDEQTRIFINPDGPFIKGGPAAHSGLTGRKNAIDTYGEYSKHSGSALSGKDPIRIDRVGAYAARYAAKNVVAAKLADECEVQLSYSIGLARPVSVQVETFGTGKISDEEITILLEKYFDFRIAGIIKQFNLRHLPSLTKGGFYRKLAAYGHVGRVDIELPWEQIDKISVF; encoded by the coding sequence ATGAAAAAAGACTTCATGTTTACATCAGAATCAGTCACCGAGGGACATCCTGATAAACTTTGCGATCAGATCAGTGATGCGATCGTAGATCGTTTTTTACAGCAAGACCCCTTCTCTAGAGTGATCACAGAATGTGCTGTATCCACAGGCATAGTTTTCATAGCTGCTAGATTTGAACCTAACGCTAATGTAGATTTTACTACTATAGCTAGACAGGTAATTGATCAGATTGGTTACGAACAAAAAGAATTTAATGGTAAGACCTGTAGTATTTTGACCAGCTTAAGAGAACTACCGCCTAACGAATATCATTTATTTAATGAAACAAGTCTGTCTGACGAAGAAATAGAAAAAATTACTGTTAACAATCAAGCCACAGTTTTTGGCTTCGCCTGTAATCAAACATATAGTCTGATGCCGCTACCAATCTGGCTAGCCCATAAATTAGCGAGGCAAATTAGTGAGGTGAGACGGCAAGAAATATTGACCTATCTTACACCTGATGGCAAGACTCAAGTAGGAGTAGAATATAAAAATCGCCGACCTTATAGAATTCATAGTATAACAGTAATCGCCAGTCAAAATAAAGCTTCAAAACCTAATTTACAGCAATTACAAGATGATATTAGAGAAGCTGTAATTAATCCAGTGTTTGCAGACGAAGACATTAAACCAGATGAGCAGACAAGAATATTTATTAATCCCGATGGGCCATTTATTAAAGGCGGGCCTGCTGCTCATTCTGGATTAACAGGTAGAAAAAACGCCATAGATACTTATGGTGAATATTCCAAACATAGTGGTTCAGCATTGAGCGGTAAAGACCCCATTAGGATAGATAGAGTGGGAGCTTACGCTGCTCGTTATGCAGCTAAAAATGTGGTTGCTGCTAAGCTTGCTGATGAATGTGAAGTCCAACTCAGTTATTCCATAGGATTAGCTAGACCTGTGAGTGTGCAAGTAGAAACTTTTGGTACTGGCAAAATTTCTGATGAAGAAATCACAATTTTACTAGAAAAGTATTTTGATTTCCGCATTGCAGGTATTATTAAACAGTTTAATTTAAGACATTTACCTTCATTAACTAAAGGTGGTTTCTATAGGAAATTAGCTGCTTATGGTCATGTGGGTAGGGTAGATATAGAACTACCTTGGGAACAAATAGATAAAATTAGTGTTTTTTGA
- a CDS encoding SOS response-associated peptidase, with the protein MCGRFTLNQPAAALAQLFGVQLVADLAPQYNIAPTQMVATVLHNPQSDQREFQYLRWGLIPSWAKEKAMGAKLINARAETVAEKPAFRSAFKHRRCLVLADGFYEWQKQQRKKQPFYFRLQDGQPFGFAGLWSTWRSPAQEEIVSCTILTTAANELLQPIHDRMPVIIAPQDYNLWLDTQVQTPEALQQLLLPYAAEAMKAYPVSTLVNNSQHNSSECIIPLSGDWGLGTGD; encoded by the coding sequence ATGTGTGGAAGATTTACTTTAAACCAGCCAGCAGCAGCATTAGCCCAACTTTTTGGTGTACAGCTAGTTGCAGATTTAGCGCCTCAATATAACATTGCACCTACGCAAATGGTCGCAACCGTGCTACATAACCCCCAAAGTGATCAGCGTGAATTTCAATATTTACGTTGGGGGTTAATTCCTTCATGGGCGAAAGAAAAAGCAATGGGGGCAAAGCTAATCAACGCTAGGGCAGAAACTGTTGCCGAAAAACCTGCCTTTCGTTCAGCTTTCAAGCACCGACGCTGTTTAGTGCTAGCTGATGGCTTTTATGAGTGGCAAAAACAGCAGCGTAAAAAGCAGCCATTTTATTTTCGTCTCCAAGATGGACAACCCTTTGGTTTTGCGGGATTGTGGTCAACATGGCGATCGCCTGCCCAAGAGGAAATAGTCTCTTGTACAATTTTGACAACGGCAGCCAATGAATTATTGCAACCAATTCACGATCGCATGCCAGTAATTATTGCTCCACAAGATTACAATTTGTGGTTAGATACCCAAGTGCAAACGCCTGAAGCATTACAGCAGTTATTATTACCCTATGCAGCCGAAGCAATGAAAGCGTATCCAGTTAGCACCTTGGTGAATAACTCTCAACACAACAGTTCAGAATGTATCATACCTCTTAGTGGGGACTGGGGACTGGGGACTGGGGACTAG
- a CDS encoding glutathione S-transferase family protein, translating to METLQLYDFLPSGNGYKLRLLLTQMGMPFERIEINILKGETRTPEFLSKNPNGKIPVLEIEPGKYLAESNAILMYLSEGTEFLPYDRFLRAQVLQWLFFEQYSHQPYIATCRFWISILSKPEEYRVAIEQKREPGYAALKVMENHLSYHTFFVGERYTIADIALFAYTHVANEGGFDLTKFPAIQAWIERVKSQPSYISITQKTFMNSCYNLG from the coding sequence ATGGAAACATTACAATTGTACGATTTTTTACCCTCCGGCAATGGTTATAAGTTACGTCTTTTATTGACACAAATGGGTATGCCCTTTGAAAGGATAGAGATTAACATCTTGAAAGGAGAGACTCGAACACCAGAATTTTTAAGTAAAAATCCCAATGGTAAGATACCAGTTTTGGAAATTGAGCCAGGGAAATACTTGGCAGAATCAAATGCCATATTGATGTATTTGAGTGAAGGCACAGAATTTCTACCATACGATCGCTTTTTAAGAGCGCAAGTGTTGCAATGGTTATTTTTTGAACAATACAGCCATCAACCTTATATTGCTACATGCAGATTTTGGATTTCAATCTTAAGTAAACCTGAAGAATATCGTGTAGCTATAGAGCAAAAACGTGAACCAGGTTACGCAGCACTAAAAGTGATGGAAAACCATTTGAGCTACCACACCTTTTTTGTGGGTGAGCGTTACACTATTGCTGATATTGCCTTATTTGCTTATACTCATGTCGCTAATGAAGGCGGGTTTGATTTGACGAAATTTCCTGCTATCCAAGCTTGGATAGAACGAGTCAAAAGTCAACCAAGCTATATAAGCATCACCCAAAAAACATTCATGAACTCTTGTTACAATCTCGGATGA
- a CDS encoding photosystem I assembly protein Ycf3 — MPRTQKNDNFVDKSFTVMADIILKILPANKKAKEAFVYYRDGMSAQAEGEYAEALENYEEALTLEEDSNDRGYILYNMGLIYASNGDHNKALELYHQAIELNPRLPQALNNIAVIYHYQGEKAKESGDNDAGEALFDQAADYWIRAIRMAPNNYIEAQNWLKTTGRMQIDVFF, encoded by the coding sequence ATGCCAAGAACACAAAAAAACGATAACTTTGTTGACAAATCTTTTACAGTGATGGCGGATATCATCCTGAAAATCCTGCCAGCAAACAAAAAAGCTAAAGAAGCATTTGTTTATTACCGAGATGGCATGTCAGCGCAGGCAGAAGGAGAATATGCCGAAGCACTAGAAAACTACGAAGAAGCCCTAACACTAGAAGAAGACTCCAACGATCGCGGCTATATTCTTTATAATATGGGGCTAATCTACGCTAGCAATGGCGACCACAACAAGGCTTTAGAATTGTATCACCAGGCGATCGAGTTGAACCCACGTCTACCCCAAGCCTTAAACAACATCGCTGTAATTTACCACTACCAAGGCGAAAAAGCTAAAGAAAGTGGGGACAACGACGCTGGGGAAGCACTGTTTGACCAAGCAGCCGATTATTGGATTAGAGCTATTCGCATGGCTCCCAATAACTACATTGAAGCCCAAAACTGGTTAAAAACTACTGGGCGTATGCAAATTGACGTATTCTTTTAG
- a CDS encoding glutathione S-transferase family protein: MGLGILKDGQWISRRDQEDSQGKFIRPSTTFREQITTDGSSGFKAEPGRYHLYISWACPWACRTAIIRRLKGLENAIGLSVVAAEIDQNSWEFTDEPGSIPDTVNGTQYLWQLYLKADANYSGRVTVPVLWDSQKKTIVNNESREIIRMFDTQFNAFAKQNINFYPEHLQKVIDQTIDAIYQPINNGVYRAGFATSQSAYDEAVTELFTALDYWEKVLEKQRYLCGNEITEADWCMFTTLFRFDAVYYVHFKCNLRRIVDYPNLWNYLKELYQFPGVKETCNLDHIKRHYYRSHPQVNPTRIVPKGPVIDFDAPHNRDRF; the protein is encoded by the coding sequence ATGGGTTTGGGAATCCTCAAAGATGGTCAGTGGATCTCTCGACGAGATCAAGAAGATTCACAAGGTAAATTTATTCGTCCATCAACAACTTTTCGTGAACAAATTACAACAGATGGTTCTAGCGGATTTAAAGCTGAACCTGGACGCTATCATTTATATATTTCTTGGGCTTGTCCTTGGGCGTGTCGTACTGCAATTATCCGCAGATTGAAAGGGTTAGAAAATGCCATTGGTTTATCGGTGGTTGCTGCGGAAATTGACCAAAATAGTTGGGAATTTACCGATGAACCAGGGTCTATTCCTGATACTGTTAATGGTACTCAGTACCTCTGGCAACTTTATCTGAAGGCTGATGCAAACTATAGCGGGCGGGTAACAGTGCCAGTTTTATGGGATTCTCAAAAAAAGACAATTGTCAATAACGAATCCCGCGAAATCATCAGGATGTTTGATACACAATTCAATGCTTTCGCTAAACAAAATATTAACTTTTATCCTGAGCATTTACAAAAAGTAATTGATCAGACGATTGATGCAATTTATCAACCCATCAATAATGGTGTATATCGTGCAGGGTTTGCAACTTCTCAATCGGCTTATGATGAAGCAGTCACAGAATTATTTACTGCTCTCGACTACTGGGAAAAAGTATTAGAAAAACAACGCTATCTTTGTGGAAATGAAATTACTGAAGCGGACTGGTGTATGTTCACTACCCTGTTTCGTTTCGACGCAGTTTATTACGTGCATTTCAAATGCAATCTCCGCCGGATTGTCGATTATCCCAATCTCTGGAATTATCTCAAAGAACTCTACCAATTTCCGGGAGTTAAAGAAACTTGCAATCTTGACCACATCAAACGACATTATTACAGGAGCCATCCACAAGTCAATCCAACCCGAATTGTACCAAAAGGGCCTGTAATTGATTTTGATGCACCTCATAACCGCGATCGCTTTTGA